The following proteins are co-located in the Onychomys torridus chromosome 6, mOncTor1.1, whole genome shotgun sequence genome:
- the Ahcyl1 gene encoding S-adenosylhomocysteine hydrolase-like protein 1 isoform X3 → MISGGALTAVSTWMGGKPTWLYQLSKAGKLCVPAMNVNDSVTKQKFDNLYCCRESILDGLKRTTDVMFGGKQVVVCGYGEVGKGCCAALKALGAIVYITEIDPICALQACMDGFRVVKLNEVIRQVDVVITCTGNKNVVTREHLDRMKNSCIVCNMGHSNTEIDVTSLRTPELTWERVRSQVDHVIWPDGKRVVLLAEGRLLNLSCSTVPTFVLSITATTQALALIELYNAPEGRYKQDVYLLPKKMDEYVASLHLPSFDAHLTELTDDQAKYLGLNKNGPFKPNYYR, encoded by the exons GCTGTATCAGCTCTCCAAAGCTGGGAAGCTCTGTGTTCCAGCCATGAATGTCAATGATTCTGTTACCAAACAGAAGTTTGATAACTTGTACTGCTGCCGAGAATCCATTCTGGATGG CCTGAAGAGGACCACAGATGTGATGTTTGGTGGGAAACAAGTGGTGGTGTGTGGTTATGGTGAG GTAGGAAAGGGCTGCTGTGCTGCTCTCAAGGCCCTTGGAGCAATTGTCTACATCACAGAAATTGACCCCATCTGTGCTCTGCAGGCCTG catggaTGGCTTCAGGGTGGTGAAGCTAAATGAAGTCATCCGGCAGGTGGATGTTGTAATAACTTGCACAG GAAATAAGAATGTAGTGACACGGGAGCACTTGGACCGAATGAAAAATAGTTGCATCGTGTGCAATATGGGCCACTCCAACACGGAAATCGATGTG ACCAGCCTCCGCACTCCAGAGCTAACATGGGAGCGAGTACGTTCTCAGGTGGACCATGTCATTTGGCCTGATGGCAAACGGGTCGTCCTTCTTGCAGAG ggTCGTTTACTCAATTTGAGCTGCTCCACAGTTCCTACCTTTGTTCTCTCCATCACAGCTACAACACAG GCTTTGGCACTGATAGAACTCTATAATGCACCAGAGGGACGCTACAAACAGGATGTGTACTTACTTCCTAAGAAAATGG ATGAGTATGTTGCCAGCCTGCACCTGCCATCATTCGATGCCCACctgacagagctgacagatgaCCAAGCCAAGTATCTGGGACTCAACAAAAATGGGCCATTCAAACCTAATTATTACAGGTAA